Proteins from one Microbacterium hatanonis genomic window:
- a CDS encoding SDR family NAD(P)-dependent oxidoreductase, producing the protein MSAVDLTGRVAVVTGAGRGLGNAYAVALAAAGAGVVVNDVDEESARRTADEITSAGGRAAVVVAPVGPAETADRLVAAAVHEFGRLDAMIANAGVLRDRVLWKTSDAEFDVVVETHLRGAFTCGRAAAQHFREAGGGGRIILIGSPAGQFGNFGQTAYAASKAGVVAMARTWSLELARAGVTVNAVIPTAMTAMTGTMPIYADHYERLLAGEPLPRVIRQEHALGTPADVAPLVVWLASAASEGVTGQAIGLGGDRLTLYAHPSVLATHDSDGGWTAEGIDAYWRSELGASAQPSGPTFAPLD; encoded by the coding sequence ATGAGCGCGGTCGACCTCACCGGTCGGGTCGCCGTCGTCACCGGCGCCGGACGCGGCCTCGGCAACGCCTACGCCGTGGCGCTGGCCGCGGCGGGGGCCGGGGTCGTCGTCAACGACGTCGACGAGGAGTCGGCGCGGCGCACGGCCGATGAGATCACGTCGGCGGGCGGGCGAGCGGCGGTCGTCGTCGCCCCGGTGGGGCCGGCGGAGACGGCAGACCGCCTCGTCGCCGCCGCGGTGCACGAGTTCGGTCGGCTCGACGCGATGATCGCCAACGCCGGGGTCCTGCGCGACAGGGTGCTGTGGAAGACGAGCGACGCCGAGTTCGACGTCGTCGTGGAGACGCACCTGCGCGGCGCGTTCACCTGCGGGCGCGCGGCGGCGCAGCATTTCCGGGAGGCGGGCGGGGGCGGACGCATCATCCTGATCGGTTCTCCGGCCGGGCAGTTCGGCAACTTCGGCCAGACCGCCTACGCCGCCTCGAAGGCGGGCGTGGTCGCGATGGCGCGCACGTGGTCGCTCGAACTGGCACGAGCCGGAGTGACGGTGAACGCGGTGATCCCCACCGCGATGACCGCGATGACGGGAACGATGCCGATCTACGCCGACCACTACGAACGCCTCCTCGCCGGCGAGCCGTTGCCGCGCGTGATCCGACAGGAGCACGCGCTCGGAACCCCGGCCGACGTCGCACCGCTCGTCGTCTGGTTGGCGTCCGCCGCGTCGGAAGGGGTCACCGGTCAGGCCATCGGTCTGGGCGGTGATCGTCTGACCCTCTACGCGCACCCCTCCGTGCTCGCCACGCACGATTCCGACGGCGGCTGGACGGCCGAGGGGATCGACGCGTACTGGCGGTCCGAGCTCGGCGCCTCCGCTCAGCCCTCGGGCCCGACGTTCGCGCCCCTGGACTGA
- a CDS encoding TatD family hydrolase: MRIFDPHIHMTSRTTDDYEAMYDAGVRALVEPAFWLGQPRTTVGSFIDYFDALIGWERFRAAQFGIRHHCTIALNPKEANDPRCREVMEHLPRYLLKDGVVAVGETGYDSMTPEEDDILSQHLALAIEYALPALVHTPHRDKVTGTRRTLDVAIESGLPVEHLLVDHLNETCVDMVADSGAWMGFSIYPDTKMDEQRVVAIMQRIGLDRVIVNSAADWGRSDPLKTAKTGQAMLDAGFTAADVDRVLWQNPVDFYGQSGRLILDPVPGFEPERQGPDTFEGNSVLRGVASRREA, from the coding sequence ATGCGCATCTTCGACCCGCACATCCACATGACCTCCCGCACCACCGACGACTACGAGGCCATGTACGACGCCGGCGTCCGCGCCCTCGTCGAGCCGGCGTTCTGGCTCGGGCAGCCGCGCACCACCGTCGGGTCGTTCATCGACTACTTCGACGCGCTGATCGGGTGGGAGAGGTTCCGGGCCGCGCAGTTCGGCATCCGGCACCACTGCACGATCGCCCTCAACCCGAAGGAGGCGAACGACCCCCGCTGCCGCGAGGTGATGGAGCACCTCCCGCGCTACCTGCTGAAGGACGGCGTGGTGGCGGTCGGCGAGACGGGCTACGACTCCATGACGCCGGAGGAGGACGACATCCTCTCGCAGCACCTCGCCCTCGCGATCGAGTACGCGCTGCCCGCGCTCGTGCACACCCCCCACCGCGACAAGGTCACCGGCACCCGCCGCACGCTCGACGTCGCGATCGAGTCGGGGCTGCCGGTCGAGCACCTGCTGGTCGACCACCTCAACGAGACCTGCGTCGACATGGTCGCTGACAGCGGGGCGTGGATGGGCTTCTCCATCTACCCCGACACCAAGATGGACGAGCAGCGCGTCGTGGCGATCATGCAGCGCATCGGTCTCGACCGGGTCATCGTGAACTCCGCGGCGGACTGGGGGCGCTCCGACCCGCTGAAGACCGCCAAGACCGGTCAGGCCATGCTCGACGCGGGGTTCACCGCCGCCGACGTCGACCGCGTGCTGTGGCAGAACCCGGTCGACTTCTACGGCCAGAGCGGCCGACTCATCCTCGACCCCGTGCCCGGCTTCGAGCCGGAGCGCCAGGGACCCGACACCTTCGAGGGCAACTCGGTGCTCCGCGGCGTCGCGTCGCGCCGCGAGGCCTGA
- a CDS encoding DUF3253 domain-containing protein — protein MPEEPSTAQSAASDRDLEAAILGLLAQRAASSTICPSEAARVVGGEQWREQMDAARAAAARLEAAGIVDVTQGGEVVDPATARGPIRIRRRPTDEGSAADA, from the coding sequence ATGCCCGAGGAGCCGTCGACAGCGCAGAGCGCAGCATCCGATCGTGACCTCGAAGCCGCGATCCTCGGACTGCTCGCACAGCGCGCCGCCTCCTCGACGATCTGCCCCTCCGAGGCTGCGCGGGTCGTAGGCGGTGAGCAGTGGCGTGAGCAGATGGATGCTGCGCGCGCCGCGGCGGCGCGACTCGAAGCGGCGGGCATCGTCGACGTCACCCAGGGCGGAGAGGTCGTCGATCCGGCGACCGCCCGCGGGCCGATCCGCATCCGTCGGCGGCCCACGGACGAGGGGTCGGCGGCGGACGCCTAG
- a CDS encoding inositol-3-phosphate synthase — MTDSASSPDFIAPRVGAWFIGARGSLATTATVGLFALARGAAAPTGLTTANDEFADVPLVALDDIVVGGHDIYEVPLAAKAASLAAGGMFSDALVEAVRADLDRTDDDLRLIDLSGPTQQDHIDRMAADIADFRDRHGLSTVVVVDVSSTEPLPADHPAFHSEEALRDALADPTQRVLPASAVAAAAAIQAGAALAAFTPSTSLNLPVLRARAEAAGIAFAGQDGKTGETLLRTVLAPMFTARNLKVRSWAGTNLLGGGDGATLADPEAVRSKLVSKNRGLHSLVGDDVVAPLHIDNVPDLGDVKTAWDHISAVGFLGSRVTLQTTWSAYDSTLAAPLVLDLVRVLALASAAGQSGAIAELGCFFKDPWGSDTHAFADQTAAYVAWVQRTGVLVRLAEEVSAG, encoded by the coding sequence ATGACCGACAGTGCTTCTTCTCCCGATTTCATCGCGCCCCGCGTCGGCGCCTGGTTCATCGGAGCCCGCGGGTCGCTCGCGACCACCGCGACCGTGGGCCTGTTCGCCCTCGCCCGCGGGGCGGCGGCTCCGACCGGCCTGACGACCGCGAACGACGAGTTCGCCGACGTGCCGCTGGTCGCCCTCGACGACATCGTCGTCGGCGGTCACGACATCTACGAGGTGCCGCTCGCGGCGAAGGCCGCCTCGCTCGCTGCCGGCGGCATGTTCTCCGATGCGCTCGTCGAAGCCGTCCGCGCCGACCTCGACCGCACCGACGACGACCTGCGCCTCATCGACCTCTCGGGTCCGACCCAGCAGGACCACATCGACCGCATGGCGGCCGACATCGCCGACTTCCGCGACCGGCACGGCCTCAGTACGGTCGTGGTCGTCGACGTGTCGTCGACGGAGCCGCTCCCCGCCGACCACCCGGCTTTCCACTCCGAAGAGGCACTGCGCGACGCCCTCGCCGACCCGACGCAGCGGGTGCTGCCGGCGAGCGCGGTCGCGGCCGCCGCCGCGATCCAGGCGGGCGCCGCCCTCGCCGCCTTCACCCCCTCGACCAGCCTCAACCTGCCCGTGCTCCGCGCTCGGGCGGAGGCGGCCGGCATCGCTTTCGCCGGCCAGGACGGCAAGACCGGCGAGACCCTCCTGCGGACCGTGCTGGCTCCCATGTTCACCGCGCGCAACCTGAAGGTGCGCTCGTGGGCGGGAACGAACCTGCTCGGCGGCGGCGACGGCGCGACCCTCGCTGACCCCGAGGCCGTGCGCTCGAAGCTCGTGTCGAAGAACCGCGGACTGCACTCGCTCGTCGGCGACGACGTCGTCGCACCCCTGCACATCGACAACGTGCCCGACCTCGGCGACGTCAAGACCGCGTGGGACCACATCAGCGCCGTCGGCTTCCTCGGCAGCCGCGTGACCCTCCAGACGACGTGGAGCGCGTATGACTCGACGCTCGCCGCGCCCCTCGTGCTCGACCTCGTCCGCGTGCTCGCGTTGGCGTCGGCGGCCGGCCAGTCGGGGGCGATCGCGGAGCTCGGATGCTTCTTCAAAGATCCGTGGGGAAGCGACACGCACGCCTTCGCCGACCAGACCGCCGCGTACGTCGCGTGGGTGCAGCGCACCGGTGTCCTCGTCCGCCTGGCGGAGGAGGTCAGCGCCGGATGA
- a CDS encoding MaoC family dehydratase codes for MTSPDAARLSVSLDDLPTLVGRTFGPSSWREIPQSEVTAFADLTGDHNPIHLDPEMAATTPFGGTIVHGYLTLSLVVPLMAEVFEVTDIGVGINYGLDRLRFPSPVPVGSRVRIAGEVTAVDEVAGGLQVAARVVFEVEGGSKPACVADMVLRYYR; via the coding sequence ATGACCTCACCGGATGCTGCGCGCCTGAGCGTGTCGCTGGACGACCTCCCCACCCTCGTCGGGCGGACCTTCGGTCCGTCGTCGTGGCGGGAGATCCCGCAATCGGAGGTGACCGCCTTCGCGGATCTCACGGGGGACCACAACCCCATCCACCTCGACCCCGAGATGGCGGCGACGACTCCCTTCGGCGGCACGATCGTGCACGGGTATCTCACCCTGAGTCTCGTCGTGCCCCTGATGGCCGAGGTCTTCGAGGTGACGGACATCGGCGTGGGCATCAACTACGGGCTCGACCGCCTCCGCTTCCCCTCGCCCGTGCCCGTCGGCTCGCGGGTGCGGATCGCCGGAGAGGTGACCGCGGTCGACGAGGTCGCCGGGGGTCTTCAGGTCGCGGCACGCGTGGTCTTCGAGGTCGAGGGCGGGTCGAAACCCGCCTGCGTGGCCGACATGGTGCTGAGGTACTACCGATGA
- a CDS encoding EboA domain-containing protein, whose product MTDPGWVIGYGTNGFADHTLGDALDVLEGSGYRAVALTLGHPHLDPFADGWREAAVALRDDLRRRSMRVVVETGARYLLDPWQKHRPTLVDVEAEKRMLFLRRAVEIAAVLEADCVSLWSGVLPDDVTAERGWTLLVERLGELVPFAAAAGVRLAIEPEPGMLVETVDDALRLRTALGDPVTVGITVDLGHCVAVEPQGVVGALRAAGDLLLNVQVDDMMPGVHEHLELGTGQLDLVAAFATLSKIGYRGVAAVELPRHSFDAPRLARTSMEAIMSALSAEPHPWTAAAVDTVAADPARVRRLFAEAGRAVGREPVDPADTQGVGGTVDDLARAALVAALASSDSSGADLVAALYREGDDAERRGVLRGLNLLVERDAELDPEWRRLGGELVADALRTNDPRLVAAAMGGFADAHLDDHAWRHGVLKLVFMGVPLSVVSGLERRRDAELSEMAARYADERRAAGRSIPDDISLLVLA is encoded by the coding sequence ATGACCGATCCCGGTTGGGTGATCGGGTACGGCACGAACGGCTTCGCCGACCACACCCTCGGCGATGCCCTCGACGTCCTCGAGGGCTCCGGATATCGAGCGGTCGCGCTGACCCTCGGGCACCCGCACCTCGACCCGTTCGCCGACGGCTGGCGCGAGGCGGCCGTGGCCCTCCGCGACGACCTGCGCCGTCGAAGCATGCGCGTGGTGGTCGAGACGGGGGCGCGCTACCTGCTCGACCCGTGGCAGAAGCATCGTCCGACCCTCGTCGACGTCGAGGCCGAGAAGCGGATGCTGTTCCTCCGCCGCGCCGTCGAGATCGCCGCCGTCCTGGAAGCCGACTGCGTGTCGTTGTGGAGCGGCGTGCTCCCGGACGATGTCACGGCCGAGCGCGGGTGGACGCTGCTCGTCGAGCGTCTCGGCGAACTCGTCCCCTTCGCCGCGGCGGCCGGCGTCCGCCTCGCGATCGAACCAGAGCCGGGCATGCTCGTCGAGACCGTCGACGATGCGCTGCGGCTGCGGACCGCCCTGGGCGACCCGGTGACCGTGGGGATCACCGTGGACCTGGGGCACTGCGTCGCCGTCGAGCCCCAGGGCGTCGTCGGGGCGCTCCGGGCGGCCGGAGATCTGCTCCTCAACGTGCAGGTCGACGACATGATGCCCGGCGTACACGAGCATCTCGAGCTCGGTACGGGGCAGCTCGACCTCGTCGCGGCCTTCGCGACGCTTTCGAAGATCGGCTACCGCGGGGTCGCGGCCGTCGAGCTGCCCCGTCATTCTTTCGACGCCCCGCGGCTCGCCCGCACGAGCATGGAGGCCATCATGAGCGCCTTGTCCGCCGAGCCCCACCCCTGGACCGCGGCCGCCGTCGACACCGTCGCCGCAGACCCCGCCCGCGTACGGCGTCTGTTCGCGGAGGCCGGTCGCGCCGTGGGGCGCGAACCGGTCGACCCCGCCGACACCCAGGGCGTCGGCGGCACCGTCGACGACCTGGCGCGCGCCGCGCTCGTGGCCGCCCTCGCCTCGTCCGACTCGTCGGGCGCCGACCTCGTGGCGGCCCTCTACCGCGAGGGCGACGACGCCGAACGCCGCGGCGTGCTGCGAGGGCTGAACCTGCTCGTCGAGCGCGACGCCGAGCTCGATCCCGAGTGGCGTCGCCTGGGCGGCGAGCTCGTCGCCGACGCACTGCGAACGAACGACCCGCGACTGGTCGCCGCCGCCATGGGCGGCTTCGCCGACGCGCACCTCGACGACCATGCCTGGCGACACGGCGTGCTCAAGCTCGTGTTCATGGGCGTCCCCCTCTCCGTGGTCAGCGGACTGGAGCGCCGACGCGACGCCGAACTGTCGGAGATGGCGGCGCGCTACGCCGACGAGCGGCGGGCGGCCGGCCGCAGCATCCCCGACGACATCTCCCTCCTCGTCCTCGCCTGA
- the eboE gene encoding metabolite traffic protein EboE yields the protein MELSYCTNVHPAEDLDGIIEQLDVHAGPVRAAAGLDALGVGLWIPADTAAVLAADASARGRLSAALERNALTLRTINAFPYRGFHDDVVKLAVYRPDWTSAERLRYTLDCATLLAALLPEGASGSISTLPLGWRVGWDADADAAAEAALGALVDGLQEIERRTGRTVRVGIEPEPGCILDDVADVVAWLGARPHLTADGLLGLCLDTCHLAVSFADPTAAVAAAERAGVRIVKVQASVALEVTDPSADGTLEALAPFAEARYVHQVRARPAASVPEFAADDLPEVLAADPAWPTDRPWRVHVHIPLHATPAPPLRATTEVLRAAVDAVLQTPHGRDAHLDVETYTWTVLPDHLQPDSLVEGIAAELRWATTQLAPALTLPAEVTTP from the coding sequence GTGGAGCTGTCGTACTGCACCAACGTGCACCCGGCCGAAGACCTCGACGGCATCATCGAGCAGCTCGACGTGCACGCCGGCCCCGTCCGGGCCGCGGCGGGCCTCGACGCCCTCGGGGTCGGGCTCTGGATCCCGGCCGACACCGCTGCCGTCCTCGCCGCCGACGCGTCGGCGCGCGGACGACTGTCGGCCGCGCTGGAGCGCAACGCGCTCACGCTGCGGACGATCAACGCGTTCCCGTACCGCGGGTTCCACGATGACGTGGTGAAGCTCGCGGTCTACCGGCCCGACTGGACGAGCGCCGAGCGCCTGCGGTACACGCTCGACTGCGCGACCCTGCTCGCCGCGCTGCTGCCCGAGGGGGCGTCGGGGAGCATCTCGACCCTGCCGCTCGGGTGGCGGGTGGGATGGGATGCCGACGCCGACGCCGCCGCCGAGGCCGCCCTCGGTGCCCTGGTCGACGGTCTCCAGGAGATCGAGCGGCGCACCGGACGCACCGTGCGCGTCGGCATCGAGCCGGAGCCCGGCTGCATCCTCGACGACGTCGCCGACGTGGTGGCCTGGCTCGGCGCGCGACCGCACCTCACCGCGGACGGACTCCTCGGGCTCTGCCTCGACACCTGTCACCTCGCCGTGTCGTTCGCCGACCCCACCGCCGCCGTGGCGGCTGCCGAACGGGCGGGCGTGCGCATCGTGAAGGTGCAGGCATCGGTCGCGCTCGAGGTGACCGACCCCTCCGCCGACGGGACGCTGGAGGCCCTCGCCCCCTTCGCCGAGGCGCGCTACGTGCATCAGGTGCGCGCGCGTCCCGCCGCATCCGTCCCCGAGTTCGCCGCCGACGACCTGCCCGAGGTGCTCGCCGCCGACCCCGCCTGGCCGACCGATCGACCATGGCGGGTGCACGTGCACATCCCGCTGCACGCGACCCCCGCCCCGCCCCTGCGCGCCACCACCGAGGTGCTGCGCGCCGCCGTCGACGCCGTGCTGCAGACCCCGCACGGTCGTGACGCGCACCTCGACGTCGAGACCTACACCTGGACGGTGCTGCCCGACCACCTGCAGCCCGACTCGCTCGTCGAGGGCATCGCCGCCGAGCTCCGCTGGGCGACGACCCAGCTCGCCCCCGCCCTCACACTCCCCGCAGAGGTCACCACACCATGA
- a CDS encoding SCO3242 family prenyltransferase — protein MTGRLTDLLDLVRAPAALTVIGDTLVGATNARGSTGVSALPLSTSSACLYAAGMALNDYADAELDAVERPERPIPSGRVARDTAFKVGAGLTVAGVGLAFASRRSSGWISLALAASIWTYDLAAKPTRFGPVVMAVCRGLDVMMGAAGPGWRRAIVPAIIVAAHTASLTVIARGEVNGTTSATAGATAVASVGAAAASVVGAAPHTTAALLGGAGYLAAALPSQVAAARQPDAEHARSAARASIHAMVPLQTALVARTGAVAPTALLLAVQAAGRVLARLRSKGDVT, from the coding sequence ATGACCGGCCGCCTGACCGATCTGCTCGACCTCGTGCGGGCCCCCGCGGCCCTGACCGTCATCGGCGACACCCTCGTCGGCGCGACGAACGCGCGCGGCAGCACGGGCGTCTCGGCCCTGCCGCTGTCGACCTCGTCGGCCTGCCTGTACGCGGCGGGCATGGCGCTCAACGACTACGCCGACGCCGAGCTCGATGCCGTCGAACGCCCCGAGCGACCGATCCCGTCGGGTCGGGTCGCCCGCGACACGGCGTTCAAGGTCGGGGCGGGCCTGACGGTCGCGGGCGTCGGCCTGGCCTTCGCCTCCCGCCGCTCGTCGGGCTGGATCTCGCTGGCACTGGCGGCGTCGATCTGGACCTACGACCTCGCGGCCAAGCCGACCCGCTTCGGCCCGGTCGTCATGGCCGTCTGCCGCGGACTCGACGTGATGATGGGCGCGGCCGGACCCGGGTGGCGCCGCGCGATCGTCCCCGCGATCATCGTCGCCGCGCACACAGCCTCGCTCACCGTCATCGCGCGCGGAGAGGTGAACGGCACCACCTCCGCCACCGCCGGCGCCACCGCCGTCGCGAGCGTGGGCGCCGCCGCGGCCTCCGTCGTCGGAGCCGCACCGCACACGACCGCCGCCCTCCTCGGCGGCGCCGGCTACCTCGCAGCGGCTCTGCCGTCGCAGGTGGCCGCCGCGCGGCAGCCCGACGCCGAGCACGCGCGATCGGCTGCGCGTGCCAGCATCCACGCCATGGTTCCGCTGCAGACCGCACTCGTCGCGCGGACCGGCGCGGTCGCTCCGACGGCGCTGCTCCTCGCGGTGCAGGCGGCGGGACGCGTGCTGGCGAGACTCCGCTCGAAGGGCGACGTGACATGA
- a CDS encoding MarR family winged helix-turn-helix transcriptional regulator: MMNPAGPLRGKDARENMPGDRGLIYLLKQAEMAVRRPFIDAVASHGLNYAQYTALTVLKRLPGLTSSDLARRSFVRPQSMAETLTPLVDAGLARRDRNPDHGRQILLSITPAGIEKIDAMAETVRAIEDAMLGDFDDDEVALFASFLRRARRSLAESAIETPNAPPKRS; this comes from the coding sequence ATGATGAATCCCGCGGGCCCGCTCCGCGGAAAGGACGCCCGCGAGAACATGCCCGGCGACAGAGGCCTCATCTACCTGCTCAAACAGGCCGAGATGGCCGTGAGACGTCCGTTCATCGACGCGGTGGCCTCGCACGGGCTGAACTACGCGCAGTACACCGCGTTGACGGTGCTCAAACGCCTTCCCGGCCTCACGTCGTCCGACCTCGCCCGCCGTTCGTTCGTGCGCCCGCAGTCGATGGCCGAGACCCTCACCCCCCTTGTCGACGCGGGGCTCGCCCGCCGGGACCGCAACCCCGACCACGGTCGGCAGATCCTGCTGTCGATCACCCCGGCCGGCATCGAGAAGATCGACGCGATGGCCGAGACCGTCCGCGCCATCGAGGACGCCATGCTCGGCGACTTCGACGACGACGAGGTCGCCCTCTTCGCGAGCTTCCTGCGTCGGGCGCGCCGGAGCCTCGCCGAGTCGGCGATCGAGACCCCGAACGCCCCGCCGAAACGCTCCTAG
- a CDS encoding alkaline phosphatase family protein, producing MKNVLLLDIVGLTPRALAAMPRLRALGDRGRTVQLETILPAVTCSVQSTILTGTMPRDHGIVGNGWYFRGLGDPLLWRQHNKLVAGEKLWETARRRDSDYRAANLGWWYAMGATTDVTVTPRPIYHADGRKSPDAYVRPAALHDPLVRDLGDFPLFQYWGPTATIASSQWLIDATRGMLSERWGSPAPELVMSYLPHLDYDLQRFGPNSPEADRAARELDTALAPLLDDAEARGYTVVALAEYGIADANRPVDINRALRREGLLEVYVQDGREQLDPWTSRAFAVADHQVAHVYVDDESDIARVASLLRALPGVDEVLDREAQAAYGLDHERSGELVVVAEPGAWFTYYFWLDDDLAPEYARGVDIHRKPGYDPAELFFDPADRLAKAKAGLNLVKKKLGLRYAMSTVPLDPSWVRGTHGRLPESAADTPLLLCSDAALLDDSVTSVAATDVRDLILAAHGSPVNAPTRRSSRV from the coding sequence ATGAAGAACGTCCTTCTCCTCGACATCGTCGGCCTCACCCCGCGAGCCCTCGCAGCCATGCCGCGCCTGCGCGCCCTCGGCGACCGCGGCCGCACCGTGCAGCTCGAGACGATCCTCCCTGCCGTCACCTGCAGCGTGCAGTCGACGATCCTCACCGGGACGATGCCGCGCGACCACGGCATCGTCGGCAACGGATGGTACTTCCGCGGACTCGGCGACCCGCTGCTGTGGCGTCAGCACAACAAGCTCGTCGCCGGCGAGAAGCTGTGGGAGACCGCGCGGCGCCGCGACTCCGACTATCGCGCGGCCAACCTGGGCTGGTGGTACGCGATGGGTGCGACGACCGACGTGACCGTGACCCCGCGCCCGATCTACCACGCCGACGGGCGCAAGAGCCCCGACGCCTACGTGCGCCCGGCGGCGCTGCACGACCCCCTCGTGCGCGACCTCGGCGACTTCCCGCTCTTCCAGTACTGGGGACCGACGGCGACCATCGCCTCGTCGCAGTGGCTCATCGACGCGACCCGCGGCATGCTGAGCGAGCGGTGGGGCTCGCCCGCTCCCGAGCTGGTCATGTCGTACCTGCCCCACCTCGACTACGACCTGCAGCGGTTCGGTCCGAACTCGCCCGAGGCCGACCGCGCCGCGCGGGAGCTCGACACCGCACTGGCGCCGCTCCTCGACGACGCGGAGGCCCGCGGGTACACGGTCGTCGCGCTGGCGGAGTACGGCATCGCCGACGCGAATCGGCCCGTCGACATCAACCGCGCGCTGCGACGCGAGGGACTGCTCGAGGTCTACGTGCAGGACGGCCGGGAGCAGCTCGATCCGTGGACCTCGCGCGCCTTCGCCGTCGCCGACCACCAGGTCGCGCACGTCTACGTCGACGACGAGAGCGACATCGCCCGGGTCGCCTCCCTGCTGCGCGCGCTCCCCGGCGTCGACGAGGTGCTCGACCGCGAGGCGCAGGCCGCGTACGGACTCGACCACGAGCGCTCGGGCGAACTCGTCGTGGTCGCCGAACCCGGTGCGTGGTTCACCTACTACTTCTGGCTCGACGACGACCTCGCCCCGGAGTACGCGCGAGGCGTCGACATCCACCGCAAGCCCGGCTACGACCCCGCCGAGCTGTTCTTCGACCCCGCCGACCGCCTCGCGAAGGCGAAGGCAGGGCTCAACCTGGTCAAGAAGAAGCTCGGGTTGCGCTACGCGATGAGCACCGTGCCGCTGGACCCCTCGTGGGTACGCGGGACGCACGGCCGCCTGCCGGAGTCGGCGGCCGACACCCCGCTGCTGCTGTGCTCGGATGCGGCGCTGCTCGACGACAGCGTGACGTCAGTCGCGGCGACCGACGTGCGCGACCTCATCCTGGCCGCCCACGGTTCGCCGGTGAACGCCCCCACCCGGCGCAGTTCGCGCGTCTGA